The Panthera leo isolate Ple1 chromosome C2, P.leo_Ple1_pat1.1, whole genome shotgun sequence genome window below encodes:
- the AADAC gene encoding LOW QUALITY PROTEIN: arylacetamide deacetylase (The sequence of the model RefSeq protein was modified relative to this genomic sequence to represent the inferred CDS: inserted 1 base in 1 codon; substituted 2 bases at 2 genomic stop codons), producing MGRKTILLLIMGVLGAYYVYTPVPDNIEEPWKLMLVNTYMKTSTDLVLFIELLGINHAMNIVMFFMSFQEVPPTSDENVTVMETTFNNVPVCIYVPKXKPERLRRVLFYIHGGGWCLGSAALFSYDFLSKQTGDRFDVVVISVNYRLAPKYHFPNQCEDVYNALKWFLHQDVLDKYGVDPERIGISGDSAGGNLAAAVTQQLIDDPDVKIKLKTQSLIYPALQTLDMDLPSYWENSHFPPLPKSLMVRFWSEYFTTDKSLAKVMLFNQHVPVESSHLFKFINWSSLLPEKFKKGHFYNSPTYGXSELAKKYLGFLDVRASPLLTDDNKLRSLPLTYVITCQYDVLRDDGIMYVTXLQNAGVQVTHNHIEDGFHGALSNYALKITHRVENQYMSWLSENP from the exons ATGGGAAGAAAGACCATTTTACTTCTGATTATGGGGGTTCTTGGGGCATATTATGTTTATACACCTGTCCCAGATAACATTGAGGAGCCATGGAAACTAATGTTGGTTAACACATATATGAAAACTTCAACAGATTTG GTTCTGTTTATTGAACTATTGGGAATCAACCATGCCATGAACATTGTAATGTTCTTTATGAGCTTTCAAGAAGTCCCACCCACATCTGATGAAAATGTCACTGTGATGGAGACAACTTTCAACAATGTTCCTGTCTGCATATATGTACCAAAATGAAAGCCAGAGAGACTAAGAAGAGTCTTATTTTATATTCACGGTGGTGGTTGGTGTTTGGGGAGTGCTG ctTTGTTTAGTTATGACTTTCTGTCAAAACAGACAGGGGATAGATTTGATGTTGTTGTCATTTCAGTCAA CTACAGACTAGCCCCTAAATATCACTTTCCAAATCAATGTGAAGACGTATATAATGCATTAAAGTGGTTCTTACACCAAGATGTTCTTGATAAATATGGTGTGGATCCTGAAAGAATTGGAATTTCTGGAGATAGTGCTGGAGGGAATTTAGCTGCAGCAGTGACTCAACAG ctcATAGATGACCCGGATGTCAAGATCAAACTCAAGACCCAGTCTTTAATTTATCCTGCTCTTCAGACTCTTGATATGGATTTACCATCATATTGGGAAAATTCACACTTTCCACCTCTGCCCAAATCACTGATGGTCAGGTTCTGGAGTGAATACTTTACCACGGACAAATCACTTGCAAAAGTTATGCTCTTCAATCAACATGTACCAGTGGAATCAAGCCATCTGTTCAAATTTATTAATTGGAGTTCTTTGCTCCCTGAGAAGTTTAAGAAAGGGCACTTTTATAACAGTCCAACTTATG CGTCTGAGTTGGCTAAAAAATATCTAGGATTTCTCGATGTGAGGGCATCCCCCTTGTTGACTGATGACAACAAATTGCGAAGTTTACCCTTGACCTATGTCATCACCTGTCAATATGATGTCTTAAGAGATGATGGAATCATGTATGTCACCTGACTTCAGAATGCTGGAGTTCAGGTGACCCATAACCATATTGAGGATGGATTCCATGGAGCACTTTCCAATTATGCACTTAAAATTACACATAGAGTAGAAAATCAGTATATGAGTTGGCTAAGTGAAAATCCATAG